TCTTTGGTGTGGATATTTGTGGCACTCTCGATATGCAAATATGCTCTTTAAAAGgacctagacaaaaaaaaaagtttcggGTAACATCCTCTGTTTGCTCATTGTCTGCCGTCTCCACTTCTTGGAAGCCTGTTCAGTCTCAGCTGTAACAGACAATACCCAGTGGGAACTGCTCGCATATGGCTGCAGTCATGTGGTtggtgaggagagagacaggaaatgTTTCAAGGCCTGAAACAAAGGAATCACATGGCCGCTCGTCCTCCACCACTGGCCATGCCAAAAGCTCTTGATTTAAAAGGGAAGCGACGGCAAGGCCACGCAGATGTCACAGACACTCAGGCCCAACTTGGAGTCGCACGCATGTTTCCCCACGGAAAACGGTTTTCACGGGCGGGGACGTGATTGGAACAAGGGGGTGTGTGCACACAAGAATGACTGTACCTGTGTGTATACTAAAACTTTTATGGGACCAGAGAACTCTTCACTGCCTACAGAACTGTTTACTTACAGGCGTATCCTGACACAAGTCTGTTAAGCTCTAGCCAGGACAACACCATACCGACTGTCAAATCTTAATCGGGATTTAGAAAGGGTCCAGGGATCTTTCATTCACTTCCAGTTTCCAAGGAGCATAACCAGTTgttaaattaaacttaaatcaCAACTTTAAACTATTACCAAGtacagcaaacacatctttcttgtaaactGAAGTTTTAACGGTTTGAAGTAGTTTACTCAATTTCAAAGAAAACACCTGTCCATGTCATTTAACACTTATACCATCAGAGCAGCCATTGATTGTGTTGGAACAACAGCGCTGCTAACTGTACACTGTAAACCCAAACAAACTCATAGCTATTATTTTTTTCTAACTCAAAAATGCAAAGTCTAAAGAGCAACTTTACTGTTTTGAGTGTTACCTAGATTACCATGATCCTTTGCAATAACATTAAAATGATCAAACAGTAATTTTTATATGTTTTTGCTCATGGTAATTGCACTAAAATGctaaaatgattttggaaatttCTCTTTAGGCTCTGCTTTGACATGTATGGTTTATTCCCACCATAAGTGAGTCACACCATCACTCAAAGTCAACCTAAACAAAAGATAAGTTATCATAACTTATCAGGGTGTGCATTTGACAGTATTAGCCATACTAAAATACTGATGCAATGTTGTACATGGGTGCTGTCTTTATGGTTGAACTTTGACATGTGCTGCTCGGTAGATGCAGTTGAATGTTGGTGAATGCTGGTAAATGGGGTATGGTCAGAGTACCCACTGTGGAGAAGTGTAGTAAGAAACTTAAGAGATCTACTTGACAGTTTGAGTTTACAGCGAAAGATGAGCTGGCTCTTGCAGTGATTTTTTTGGGACCTTTATAGTTCAAGAGCACATGGAGCTCTCAAGTAACACCTAAGTGACAAAAGAGTTGCAAGATGGTCACCAAATGCACTGACCTGAGTGCAGAGGGCAGTTATTTCAGCTCTGGCAATGGAGCTGAAGTATCTCATTTGGAAATTGCATTGTAGTTCTATTTTTTTACAAAGCTGTGGATCAAATCGTAGTAATATACTTGTGTTTTGGACTGGCTTTGCATCATGTGCACTGTGGCTTGTAGGTCATTTTCTGGGCATGGAAAATAGCAGGTTGTGGTTAGGAGCAAGCCCATGAAATCATCATTAGTGTGTAGAACCCTTCCACTCTACTCAGTTCCTCAGTGTAATCTCATTCACCGCACTGACAGCTCGAAATGTCAAATTGCCAGAGTCATGGGCAGTGGCTACCGACCAGCAAATTCTTTTCATTTCTGTCACGAGCGAGCTGGGGAACCCCACCCTCTGCATCTTGTCAGACTTCATCCGTCCGCCTGCATGCACTGACAGTGAGCACTGTCATGGGTAATAAGCCAGAGTGATGTCATAAAGCATACGTAAAAAGGTGTGTGTCAGGTTGCCCCGGAGATGGAATCAGAAGCAGCTGTTGGGGCGGGGGCTAGACCTtgggagaagggagaggaaggaATACAGAgtgatatgtttgtgtttgcgcCTTGTGGACACTTAGTAATCTCATACTCTTTAAGACAtgccaccagcaccagcaccacccaCGCTTGCCCACCCGCCTTCTCACCACAATAAACGCAAAAAGAATGTGAAagttcaacaaaaacaacagagccgaaagaaaaaacaatgaaaTATCACCAAAATTGGCCAAAACAAATCAAAGCTTTTGAACATTTGAGGCCAACGAGTTCCTCACTTCCCACTGTGAGGAACTTCCAGAGAACCTGAAGCCCTCTTAGATCGGAGTGAGGCatttggaaaaataaacaaacaagtcTCCTCTCAGTTCTGGTGGTGCTGATGTGCTGACCTTTTAACATTGGTCCACAGATCAGATATAAAATAGCAATTTTGGCTAATTCTGGCATATTGTACATTTTATGTTTATTAATGTGCAACGTCCATGTCAAATAAaccttaaataaaataaataaataaataaataaatgaatgtgctgtctctgcccTGCTGCAGTCGGGCCTGTTGCAGTCTTGTCCCCTTCCGAGTGTCCGTCTGCTGGCCGATTGAGTGATCATGACACTGCGTAGTTGGCCGCCCTCCACCGTCCGTTGGCCCACAGTGCTCTTTTGCTTACCAAGCCGCTGGCTGGAACACGGGGCCAGCGGGTCAGATGTCCCCAACTGTTTGTATCGGGACGCGAGGAGTTTACTCGCTCCAGTCCAGCACGATCAACAAAAACACTGAAGCGATCGCATAACCTGGGCAAAAGGGAGGCTCAGGGAGAATGTTTGGTTATGAAAACAACGGCCTCACTCAGAGGAATGTGCGTGTATATTCAACACAGCTTGAACAGTAATGGAGACTtttatgtgttaaaaaaaagccTCTCCTTGGGTAGCTCTTTTGTAGCATTTGAATCCAGTGACCTGCACAAGAGATGAAAGATGAAAGGGCGAGTGGAATTTTTGGCAACActactctttaaaaaaaaaaaaaatacaacattTGGGGGACTTTTTAAGCCCTTAATTGGACAGTGGatagagtgacaggaagcgcgTAGGAGGGAGAGGGATTGGGGTGAGATTGGGAAATTACCCTGCCCTGGCCAGACTCAAAACTGGGCCCCCCTTGGGCACATGGACCCAAATATGGTATGGCCACTGCAACCAGTTGCGCCACAACGCCCTCCATCGCAACACTAACTTGACCCTGCTTCATAAGATTAGCATAAACATGTTATGGCAGATGCCATACACGTCATGACAGCTATGTCCAGTGATTAGACTGTGACATGTCACCATTAAGGGAAGTGGCCATGACGGCTCTCCAAATTGTGTTTTCCATAACGGCTGAATATCATGTCCCATTAGGCTATCATAGTATCATGTAGTCATGAAAATGATTTATCATGATATAATACTGTTACATCATTGGGCAATGATTGTTATGATTATTTATGACAACATACTGTATGACAACTGCCATGACAAAGATTGTgccatgctggtgtgtgtgtgttatgaagcAGAGTTCAGGGAAAGTGTCACTGAATTTGTTGGGTGTTTCCTCTCTGTGTAATAAAAACACTACGTCCTTGTTTTTTATTGTTTCGGGGGGTTGGTATTCCTTGGGTAGAAGTTCATCTTAGCATTTCTGACACAGGGACCAAATTCACAAatttacagtgtttcccacagaattgaattccatttgtggtgattggtttgcagaattaacttgaatacaacagtttttaacaaattagcagaGCGTGGTTATgttgctaaccagatttaagcacaatttagtacatcctggaaaatcattgtgtggtggtcagtgttgatattgtggtgggccgccacaaataagtcaatgtatgggaaacactgacttaAAAAACTTTCTTCAGGTGGTCACAATCTAGTCCGTTGAGCAGCTCTATCATGCCTCAAAGCTGTAACTGCCTTGCCTGTGTTACTACAGCCTGCTTAACTTTAGATGTTTAAAATGATGTGACCATGATGAATGAATATAAATATTCTGTGTATATCATACAGCTATGTTATTTACAGATATTTAGCTCATGGGTGAGGGATAATGTTGATTTATAAAGAGAGTGAAGGAAATACCCGAAACATCTAGTTTTGCACCTCATATTAAATACAACTTGAGACCCAGTCAACCCTTGAGTCTTGCTTTTCAGGTCTTACTGTGAATCAGGCTAGTGCTTACGTAACGGCCAAAGATGGATTGCTGTTGGATGATCCTGCTTCCTTTACTGGCCTTGGCCCCCAAGGTACAATTTTATTCTCattcattttaattaaatgtctTTGGCAGTCTCCGCGATGTCGCGTTAGTACAATGTTTGTTTAGCTAAAGCGGTGGTGAGGGTTTTTGCTCAATGATTGTTTATTTGTCTTCGCCTCATATCCAGTCTGGGTCACTGAACTTTCTTGTAGACTGAACTTTCCTTCAGGTTGTTATGTAACACTTTATTTCCTTAGACTTACCATAGTTGCCTCTTAAAGGTTGCATTGTATGGTTGtctatacattttatttaccCTTTGCAGTATAAAGAGAAGGAGGTGTGGTAATGTTGATTATTACTTGAATAATAATTATAACTGACAGAGCTCGGTTTGTGACTACAGGTGTTTGTTGTGGCCCACCAAGACGACAATAAGACTGGCATCGGCAATATTAGAAATAAGATTGTCACTGCCCAGTTTGAGTGCTATCAGAAGATCACTAAGGACACAAAGCTTCACAGGCGAGGTAAGACATCACATGTCTGATTTGTCGCCCACAGGTACAACAGTAGATAGATTGCTGCTCAGCTGTTGGGAGATCAGGGGTGTGGTAGGGAAATGTACAGTGCCATTACTTGTAGCCCCCTTAGGactgaaaaataacaaaagttCAGGCGGTCTGAACCTATACAGATGTTCAGTCCCATTTGCAATGATGTGTGAAGTTTACTTCACTTGTGTAACTGCCACACCCTACATTACGTCAATGTATAAAATGTTATATTTATAAAGTGTTATAAAATGTGTAGAAATGTGACAAAGTGTAAAGTGTAGAAATGTGACAACTTAAATGTTTGTTATATTAGTGTCAGCAAAGAGCACGCAGCAGCTATGCAGCTGTAACTCCCTCCAAGCTGCTTTACTCTTTTATTAAGTACACCCATGTGACAATCTCAGGGAGAATAATTTGAAAACTTCATTTATCAAAACAGCAAACACAATTCTTAGATGATGTCTCtgaataacatttttttttaatccagtAAGAATCCATTAGGATGCAGACTGTAAAAGTACCATTCTTTGTTCCACTTGAGTTTGACCTGTGAGAGAACACAAACCTTTTTTATTCCTGAGGAACCACTGTTTCCCAAATCCTTCCACCCAGAACCTCTCAGAgtataatgtttttttgttttttttttgtaagctATGTGTCGTGTAAGGCAGCTGGGTTACCATTTCAGACATTAGCTacagagagaaccactttgttATTTACATAACAACAAGTAAGACAAAAAGTATTACTCTGATCTAGAGCACATATTCACATCAGTCCAGAGTGAGGGCTGCTCCAAAGTCCGTCAGCCACACTCTGGCattatatattttaatgtttttcttttatgtctattttaatgtttttttttttttctttcttttttttctggaacATTCTCCAGTGTTGGGAGACTCTGTGTGTAATAGCACTTGGGATGGATGGCTCTGCTGGAATGATGTGGAGGCCGGAGTGACCTCAGAGCAACACTGCCCAGACTACTATCATGACTTTGACCCCCTAGGTGAATCACCTCTCCATCTAAATgaatctctgtctgtctgtctgtctgtctgtctgtgtgtctttgtattgTTTGCACATCTCCAGAACGGCTCATCCGAAAGACTTTGCATGGGATTTGAAATGAATGgctcatttatttatatatatattttttttttttttttttattatgaagGATAACATGTAATGAAATTTTGTTCTATGTCACAGTCAGTACATATGTCCAGAGTACACACACCAGAACACCCTCACAGcaaagctataggcctaccttagcGAAGGATGTTCTGGGAAATACCCTAAAGTGTTAAGGTTACAAATGTCATAGTGTAAAGAAAGATATGGTAAAATCACACATTACCATCATGCCCTCTTATCAAAACACAGTAAATATGTTAATATCTTAGCAAGCAATCAAACACAAATGTCTTCTGTTGTAATGAGTTTTAAGCAATGATCTATTATCACATCACAGAGGTCATAGGCGAATAGAGACCCACTGACGGTTGAAGTGTTAAACCATCtctttcttgtctttttttcttttttaaacacagaggtgGCAACTAAAATCTGCACAGAGAAAGGGGAGTGGTTCCAGCACCCTACAAGTAATAGAACGTGGACTAACTATACTCGCTGTCATCTCCACACCCACGACACGAGGAAGGTAAGCCTCTCAAGgcagaggaagatgaggaaagTCCATATTCAGACGATACAGAGCTATATCTAATATATGACAAGGGCAAAGAGTGCTCAAGTGCCTTTTTGGGAAATTGAAAGTCCTCAATCAAATAACCACTACTCTGTGGAGctttcatgttttgtttttttgtaattgttttatacatacgctttggacaaaaacgtctgctaaataccataaccataaccataaccaaaaaCCTTAATAATAGCTTTGTTGACGAGTTAGCTTTGTAGACGAGTCTTATTATTTTGGACTCTGTGGAGTTGTATGGATATGGTCTAATGACTTTGAGTGAAGAGAAACCCCCACTTGTACAACTGGAAAACATTATCTGTGCTCTATTTTGAAAGAGACCCACCCTTTCCTTTAAATTCCAGAAGAACATTATACATAACATTATAATATGTCATCTTAATACACAGTATAtgaattgatcatgtccacttGCTGTTAATGGTTCCTCTATGTCCTTTTTTTCCCAGACAACACTAAATCAGTACTACCTGGTCCTCATTGGCAATGGTCTGTCACTGATATCCTTGTTTATATCACTGGGaatattttttcatttcaagTAAGTCTCTTAGGCAATCTTAATGAACATCACATGGCTATAATTCCACACGTTTATCAACATATACAGTGACATGCATAGCTACATGGAACAGTTCACCATAGTGTTGAAAGCTTATGTTTAGTGATCTCATTCACCATATAtcacaaaataataaatcattgttttgttttgtttttttccttttccatTTTTCTAATAGGAGCTTAAGTTGCCAAAGAATAACACTCCATAAAAACCTATTCCTGTCCTTCATATTAAACTCAGTGTGCACCATCATTTTGTTCACGGCAGTGGCCAACAATGAGGATTTAGTCCACCAGAACCCTGTGAGTGTCTTACTGAAATtggtgtttgttattgtgtctgTATATTATAAACAAGCAGTGGAGTGGCTATGTCTGTTCTCTATGTGTCTCTAAAGTATATTATGTCATACTTCATGTATAAGTTAACCCTTTCCTAATCATGGAGACTAATAGAGCCGGTGTTGATATCAGGTTTCTCTGGTGCtaagtgtatgtacagtatcgTAACACCTCCATTTATCACCCATTTCGTccaaaaattctaaaacaacaatgttttttaatacttcaaaataacatttgataaatgaaccttacatttttcagtagccataggtgtgtagatttgaacaaaatctggtttggttcttactgGGGCTTTTACTGCTGCGCTCGGAGGTTAGTGTGGTCTGGTGGGTCGTCTACTTCCAACcttttcaacggcacatgaacggttagactgagaattctcgtcgctacctcaaaattccactggagctccaagcggatttgtacacgcagccttacaagactgtttatagctctttgagtcacggtaaaatgtaatttttggtacatagctaatttagatacacttatggtgtgggtgcttgcgtttctttaggaatccgccgtcttggtttgtatagaaatgaatagtaagtgacacatacacgtaagaggatGGAAACACAGGACTCATGGTAATAGGGGGTCACCCTTGATGTGACACCTGTCCATCACAGGTGAGGTGTTAATATAGAAGTGTATAGTAATTGGTAATCTGTTTGCATTTGGACCTCAGGTGAGCTGCAAGGTGTCTCAGTTTCTGCATCTCTACCTGTTGGGCTGCAACTACTTCTGGATGCTGTGTGAAGGCATCTACCTGCACACGCTGATCGTGGTGGCGGTGTTCGCTGAAAAACAGCACCTCATGTGGTACTACCTGCTGGGATGGGGTaggttcacagacacacagagcccCGTGGCAAGAATAGGGTGCTAAAGTTACACTGAGTTTCTCAAATATGATAGGGAAGTCAAGCACAGCCTGTGTttgcttgtctttgttgtatatTGGTTTCCAGGAGGTTCCGCTGTTTATTTTAGTCCTTGTGCTTacgtgtgtttttttgttaatgtttctctctgtctctctctcactgtttgtacgtgtgtatgtgtttttgtctctctctctctctctctctctctctctctctctctctctctctctcttcctttgtgtgtg
The Alosa sapidissima isolate fAloSap1 chromosome 23, fAloSap1.pri, whole genome shotgun sequence genome window above contains:
- the calcrlb gene encoding calcitonin gene-related peptide type 1 receptor — its product is MDCCWMILLPLLALAPKVFVVAHQDDNKTGIGNIRNKIVTAQFECYQKITKDTKLHRRVLGDSVCNSTWDGWLCWNDVEAGVTSEQHCPDYYHDFDPLEVATKICTEKGEWFQHPTSNRTWTNYTRCHLHTHDTRKTTLNQYYLVLIGNGLSLISLFISLGIFFHFKSLSCQRITLHKNLFLSFILNSVCTIILFTAVANNEDLVHQNPVSCKVSQFLHLYLLGCNYFWMLCEGIYLHTLIVVAVFAEKQHLMWYYLLGWGFPLVPALIHAIARSYYYNDNCWLSSSTTLLYIIHGPIGAALLVNLFFLLNIIRVLITKLKVTHQAESSLYMKAVRATLILVPLLGIQFVLVPYKPVGRASSEIHAYVMNILMHFQGLLVATIFCFFNGEVQSVLRRHWNQYRIQFRSTLAHPEALRSASYTVSSMTSSMTEVHRCYSIDGHTEHLNGRGYTDIDNTTIFRNENLYA